CAAAGGTGGCaattaaaaataacatcagactAATAGAACAGTGGCTATGCACTCACTATCTGACAATGTGACTCTTTCGCGTACCGCTCCCTGGTGGTCTAGTGGTTAGGATTCGGCGCTCTCACCGCCGCGGCCCGGGTTCGATTCCCGGTCAGGGAACATGTGTTTTGCTTTGTCTGCATCtacatgtttgctttttgtatCCTATGTATTCAAAAAGTAGATTCATATACCAGAAACGTTGTTTCAATGCTTATCAATGATTTAGCACTACTTACTCGACTCTTAActaaaagctgctttttatCAGAAGTCTaggaaatttaataaaatattcttttttttttttttttttttgcttttgattCAGAAAAAAGTGGATTAGGAGTAGAGACACCAGCAAAtacattaaagtatttttttctttaaagatgaGTGGGGAATGTTGAGACTCTGGCGCCACCCAACGGAGGTCAGCTCATCCTCCTCCGTTCACCTTACTGTTTCCTCTGCCAGTCtctctaccatggggagcagagccttcgGTCGCTCtcctccccagctctggaactcacttccatccGAGATTCGGAACATCAACtctcttccatcattcacatctgcactcaaaacccacctgtttaaactggcatactccctaTAACTCATGTAAACTGACTgctttgtgtaatttttatttcaatgtcagttatctgcttttaactcttatgtaatttatatttttattgtctttttatttatttttccttttgtgtgcggtgaccttgggtgttttgaaatttattattattattattattattattattattattatattatgagTTATAAACAATCATGCTCAAAAATGACTTTTGAAGATATAAAATGATACGCAGTagtgttaaaaagaagaaataggaACTCCAGTGTGCTAGTAGTGGAGTGGCTTAAGGTCTGGTATTCAGGAAACACATTCATTGCTCgtttaaatagtttatttccACCAGATGTATGGTCCGCAACGATACAAAATTAGATAAttcagaaaatagaaataaaatgcaactGCAcctaattaataaaataaagactgtaATTACAGCTGCGTCATTGCCAGCATAGCATTTTGCCTAATTATCATTAACCAATTTAAAATATAAGAAGATACTTCTCAACTGCTTTCAAACAGAAAATTCAATGCTCACCCCCTTGGCATTTACTCAGTCATGGAAATTGGAAGGAACATTAGATCGCGGCAGAAGGATGTAATTTAACCCGGCCACGCAAGTGAGGAGGAACatgaaacttaaaacaaaacttaaggGTGAGACGCGCGGCTTCACAGGCGCAGCTGTGCATTCAGGGACAGCTGGGAAATAACACCTTCAAAACCTCTTAACTACTAAGATAACTACTGAGTCCATGTGGGCTTCCTACCAAGTGTAACACACGATTTTGttgactttaattaaaaattttgaccttgcaaaaatattttgcaaTATAGCTGGTGGATTTACAACCAGCTGTACAACCAttttatgtgaaaataaattaatcagaatatgaaaaatacacataaaatccatccatccattttctatacccacttgttccaatgcagggtcacagggaaataataaaatatttattgcaaTATTTGCTGTTGAAATCATTTCACTTTACAAATCTAATACATCTCATTCTTCAGAATAGTCAAAAATAACATTGGACTAAGTCACAGACCAGGAATAAAAGTGTTCACAGTTTTATATGATGTGTTAAAGAAGTCACACTAGGCTGCTACAGCAGATGGGTTTGTCTCATGTTGAGCTGCGGGAGAATCTTCTTTCGAACCCAGAGGTGTCTCCATTATTTGACAAACTTCCAGTCACCTTATCCTTTAGATTAAGAAACACAAAATCAATACCCAGTCTGGGATGTATGATCTACCGTACTGAtgtgaatgttttgttgataaACTCACTTTTACATTGCCAACTACTTCTTCCACAGACTTGAATGTTGAGGAATGTCTAAAGAGAGGCATGAAagtcaataataataaagataataataatgatattaagaataagaagaagaagaagaaatgtagtagtaaatacattaaattcAGAGATGATCACAAAATGTTGTCTATGTACATATAATTGTGGTGTTTTACCTCATAGTTGGCACACTTATAGTGTGACCCAAGGTGCTAGATTAGAGGCAGAAATAAGGGAAAAttgaatgagaaaagtaattcttaaaagaaaaggaaatattcaGTAAAAGCATAACAAACCTTGTAGTTCGCGTAAAATGTAAAAGACTTGTcattgcttttaatcatttttaaaacttataaatGTGAAGGGCAAAGCTAGTTAACTTTAAAGCATTGTGGTTGCATTTAGGTAgatgtatttcttttaatgcatATAGCTGGTACAGTGCAAAAACTAGCaatttcatttaactttaattatatattataaaacgTGTTTTGAGAAATGTTTGTCAAAAgctttcattaaaatgttattgttctcaataagcaaagaaaaaaccccccaaaaaaacaaaaaacaaaaacaaaaacaaaaaaaacaaaaaaaaataaaacaaacaaaacacaactagttaaagcataaaaacatgaataattttctttatttaattgttttctatGTTACCTTTTAGACTCTTTCTTAATTATTATATCAGTTcaccatttgttaaaaaaaagaaaaaccacaacaacaaaaaatagcaaaaaacaaaaaaagggccTCATTCACTAATATTTTCTTACAaatcttaaatttgttcttaagttgtAATTAAAATACAGTTCTTTATGAATTTGAcaaaatttttatatatttaaaaaccctcCGTCAAATGAAAGCATTCATAGAGTGCAAATTCATTCATATCATTTCTCTTAGATTGGTGAATAGCAAACTCTCCATAAGTTAAACAATGGACCAGCTAACCCTACTCTGCATAGGTAAACACCCAAAAATACCCATCAAAGCTTATGAGACTGACAGAcgaggaaaaataacaaacaaaatgccaaaagaatgaatgaaaataaataataacaaaaatatacaCAGAAACCTGCtcacatttttaaagtgataGACTTGGTTATAGATCATCACATGCTGAGAttcaaaacatataaaagaagCTTTATTTACAAATGGCAGTTAATTACTCTTGAACTTCTTGAACTGGTCCCATTAGCACATCAGGACGAACATCCTCATGCAGGGCtgctcaattcggtcctacgagggccacaatccagcaggttttcaatgtattcctgtttcaacacacctgaataaaattaaaCGAATCAAACAacctatcaagttctgcacaattactccttaatttgagtcaggtgtgatgGAGCAGGAATTCATGGAAAACCGACTGGATTAtggccctcataggaccgaacTGAGTGAAGAGGAAAGTGGTACACTGTAGAATACATTTCCACCTCTCTATATGTTGTGCCCTCtacagtttgtaaagcaaatgACCTCCTGCTGTGTCcaaacacattcagcttcatTTTAAGATGTGGTGCATTGATGGAGCAAGTGGTGGATCTGATGAAATCAAACCTCCTGGTGAGTCTTAAGGTTGgccagtggtgttattaaccaggggATCAGGACATAATCTTCATCTTACCAAAATAAGAAGATTTTGATGAATGCTACaatctttgtaaaacatttgttaaaaaaaaaaaaaaaggactgaagAGCAAATTTCTCCATAAGAAcagttggtgaatgaggcccattgcCCTCAATATGAGGCATGGTATCCCCCATATTGAGGATGGTGAAAATCATCCCTTTCAGTATGGACATGACTTTGAAGTCATCATATTCTACATTTTTTGGTGCGGTCACTTACTTAAAACAGTTACTGCTGATCAAAAACACTCAGAGAGCTTACCGTTGTGGGCTTGGAAGAGACAGGGTTCTGTTGAGTTTGCAGCATGAAGATAAGGACAGGCACACACATTAACGTCACACCAGCTTCTGTTCCCACCAGGATAATAACAACGGACTTAGCTACTGCTGTGCAATGCTGTGATTGGATTATGGTTGTTTACttgcttaaagtaaaaaaaaaataaataaaaaatacaagcaGGTGATGCTCTGAACAAAATCAAGTTATATTTGCACTGTTGTTAGTGGCCAGGAATTATTATTGTagacaaatgacaataaaaataaataaaaaagaaataataagtGGAGAGACACTTAATTTGGAAACATGCATAAATGGAACAAATTCATTGCTGCTTCGGACATTTTTAAGGGATTTGCACCACCTGGTTTATATTTCAGtatttaagataaaatattaaagttgtATAACAAATTAAATCCATTGTGTTTCTGCCATTTATGTTCCCAATataaagtgagaaaatctgTAGAAAGAAGGTGAGCAAACAGTAGATGTACCTCATCTGTGCCAGTCTCCTGGTGACGACCATGCCCACACTGGACAGTGCAGCTGATGTCACCTGGCCCGCTTGAGAAAGGCCGTCCCGTGTCTTCATATATCTGAATGAACAATGGTCTTAGTGTTGTCATGTATTACATAACAGGTGAGTAAGTACAGAGGAGACAACGATGCAGATAACAATTAGCCCATACACGTCAGAAGCCTCTGTCCATCTGCCTGCAGAAGATCCCCTGATCACCATTTCAAACAAACACTTCTGGCTGGCTGTGGTGTTGCCTGCTAATGCCACTGCTTCTTGTGCTAAGTCAGGCTGTACTGCTATTAACAGGGCGCCGATCCTGTTTGATCTGAGCAATCCCATCACTTGTTTCTTGGAAGGAGTTTCTCTTTAACATGTGTGCAGAGGAAGATGTTGGGAAGCCCCTGTACAGTAAAAAGCTAATGTATTTTTATCTAGGAATGATTGTAACATAATGAGTAAGACTCACACACTGGAGTGGCTGATGTCCTCCAGAGCAGCAGAGGCTGAAAGATATCTGAAAAGACAGCATGCACAGGATGACGGATTATTGTGCTGACTTAAGAGGGCAGCCATGACAGTTGTCAGTGTACGTTTTGTGGTTATGTAACCATATTACAGTAAAACAGTGCATGACAGATGCAGTGGCTAGGTTTTCTTAAACCATTTTAAACTATGCAGACTTTTAATAAAGGAAATCTTACTACTGTTTATTGTGTCATTATTGTGAGGGTCTGAGTGCACTTACGGGGCTGAGGTCTGGACTTCCTGCCAGCCTTTGGATAGATTCTCTTTGATGTTACTGAGAGGACTCATTCCCAGCTGCCTCCTGATGTCGGCAGCATATTTTTCCTTATCCAAAAGCACCTGTCTCAAGGTTTGAATCTCATCCTCCgtctaaagaaaataaagaagaccTGAAAAAGATCAATTCAGCAGGAACATCGACGATATATTTTTCAAGCTGCTGTCCCATCACATTGTGATGAACAATACAAAATAGCGGCATCACCTTCGAAAGCTCATAACGTAGATTTTCTAAGTCATCCTCTCTCATCTCTGCATGTGAACATCCATTTCCAGTTATCCTTGTGGAGAAGTTGATAGACGGAGAAGCCCCACTAAAACCTTGGAGACAA
This region of Melanotaenia boesemani isolate fMelBoe1 chromosome 13, fMelBoe1.pri, whole genome shotgun sequence genomic DNA includes:
- the LOC121651743 gene encoding tumor protein D54-like isoform X1, which gives rise to MSRQGFSGASPSINFSTRITGNGCSHAEMREDDLENLRYELSKTEDEIQTLRQVLLDKEKYAADIRRQLGMSPLSNIKENLSKGWQEVQTSAPYLSASAALEDISHSSVYMKTRDGLSQAGQVTSAALSSVGMVVTRRLAQMRTLSLPSPQRTLGHTISVPTMRHSSTFKSVEEVVGNVKDKVTGSLSNNGDTSGFERRFSRSST
- the LOC121651743 gene encoding tumor protein D54-like isoform X2, whose amino-acid sequence is MSRQGFSGASPSINFSTRITGNGCSHAEMREDDLENLRYELSKTEDEIQTLRQVLLDKEKYAADIRRQLGMSPLSNIKENLSKGWQEVQTSAPYLSASAALEDISHSSVYMKTRDGLSQAGQVTSAALSSVGMVVTRRLAQMSTLGHTISVPTMRHSSTFKSVEEVVGNVKDKVTGSLSNNGDTSGFERRFSRSST